From a region of the Triticum aestivum cultivar Chinese Spring chromosome 7D, IWGSC CS RefSeq v2.1, whole genome shotgun sequence genome:
- the LOC123170784 gene encoding uncharacterized protein produces the protein MDAYLSRLMNDNVNPDSLFDNEYYLFAGEGSDPDDMQHDELEDSSHNTYVDHDPLDYVYSNLPDHTHILKHAANCDHCKAKKFVSEAPGFCCRSGQIQLKQPEPIPELMRLWSSMDADSRHFRENIRFFNGHFSFTTLGVSLDESYTNMKSGVYTFRAHGTIYHNVHSFGPTSRPDHLQLYFYDDDPGLTHRKAATEQLDQDVVRKLVDILRENPYSQQFRSLGAHRDNLDDYRIDLNTDQRLDQRKYNRPLSSEVAAIWVEGTDLAKRFDRRITLCGNDNQRHSIHVTAGSYDPLSYPLFYPRGELGWHPKLPKRDVPWPVVQQPRGRGDDDDDEDAEGNSRLCVSVRDYYCYMLQTRPGIFNPILCGARLLQQWGVDMYIKIESCRLKWYRKNQTKIRADLYKGVVDAITSGETRASAVGVRIVLPGTYPGGDRDMKRRHMDAMAIVHTYGKPDIFLTMTCNPNWEEITNELFPGQTAQDRPDLVARVFHGKLEAMKEMLFKKNILGVVVAHVYVVEFQKRGLPHAHFLLIMDSAYKLVVPEQYDRLISAELPDKQKYPELHALVVKHMMHGPCGALNPKNVCMQQNECKCRYPRSFNENTAQGKDSYPVYRRRDNGRQAKVRGKMLDNRWVVPYNPYLLRMFNCHINVEVCSSIKAVKYLYKYIYKGHDRASFSIDQPDADGNIDEIKRYVDARWVTPPEAMWRIFGFPLCANDPPVLQLPLHLPNMHRVAFNEQAHLTDVVASEKASKSMLTEYFKANQNHPWARNILYKDFPGRFTWQKGKKYWKERVERYQIGRIVSANPAEGERYYLRVLLNHVAGKTSYEDLLTVDGRLCGSFREAAERLGLIEADNTLDDCLTEAEQWAMPCSLRRLFATILVHCEPGDVRGLWDRHFEPMSDDYRRSHTCPIEVEQMVLLDIRGMLQSMGKDIADFALPCIDDAFDPTEGEAREVIEESNVDFDINDTKLASSLNLEQRVAYNEILASVERGDGGVFFVDGPGGTGKTFLYRALLAKVRSEGNIAIATATSGVAASIMPGGRTAQSRFKIPLSCDDGASCTFTKQSGTAKLLRMASLIIWDEATMTKRQAVEALDNSMRDIMGRQDRPFGGKTVVFGGDFRQVLPVVRRGSRGQIIDATLRSSHLWKGMRQLRLVTNMRAHNDTWFPDYLLRVGNGTEEVDDQGNIRLPEDICVPSTGEGDDLEKLIDHVFPRLDDNMSDPNYMTSRAILSTTNDNVDKINIRMVERFRGEEVIYHSFDSAEDDPYGYYAPEFLNGLTPNGLPPHALKLKLNCPVILLRNIDPANGLCNGTRLVVRGFERNAIDAEIVIGQHAGRRVFLPRIPLCPSDNDMFPFKFKRKQFPVRLSFAMTINKAQGQTIPIVGVYLPNPVFSHGQLYVALSRATAKRNIKILIEKEKEKENAKKQSGKPKKRKRPALSLQTSMKNIVYKEVLTG, from the exons ATGGACGCTTACCTTAGTCGTCTCATGAATGATAATGTCAACCCTGATAGCCTCTTTGACAACGAGTATTACCTGTTTGCTGGTGAAG GCTCAGATCCTGATGACATGCAGCACGACGAATTGGAAGACTCAAGTCACAATACCTATGTCGACCATGATCCATTGGACTATGTCTACTCAAACCTCCCAGACCACACACACATCCTAAAGCACGCCGCAAATTGCGATCACTGCAAGGCCAAGAAGTTTGTGTCTGAGGCCCCGGGATTCTGCTGTCGCAGTGGGCAGATCCAGCTGAAGCAACCGGAGCCCATCCCGGAGCTAATGAGGCTTTGGTCTAGCATGGATGCGGACTCAAGGCATTTTCGGGAGAACATACGGTTCTTCAACGGCCACTTCTCCTTCACAACCCTCGGCGTCAGCCTTGATGAAAGCTACACAAACATGAAGTCTGGGGTGTACACGTTCCGGGCGCACGGCACCATCTACCACAACGTTCATTCCTTCGGGCCAACATCACGTCCAGATCATCTACAGTTGTACTTCTACGACGACGACCCAGGCCTAACCCATCGCAAGGCTGCCACCGAGCAATTAGACCAAGATGTCGTCAGAAAGTTAGTGGACATACTCAGGGAAAACCCGTACTCCCAGCAGTTTAGGAGTTTGGGTGCGCACAGGGACAACCTCGACGATTACAGGATAGACCTCAACACTGACCAGAGACTAGACCAACGGAAGTATAATAGACCTCTGTCATCTGAGGTCGCTGCAATTTGGGTGGAGGGCACTGACCTAGCAAAGAGGTTCGATCGTAGGATTACACTTTGCGGGAATGACAACCAGAGGCACAGTATACATGTGACGGCTGGCTCGTATGACCCTCTCTCTTACCCACTCTTCTACCCAAGGGGGGAGCTCGGTTGGCACCCGAAACTTCCTAAACGTGATGTCCCTTGGCCGGTTGTGCAACAACCAAGAGGTagaggtgatgatgatgatgatgaggatgcag AGGGGAATAGCAGGTTATGCGTCTCGGTGAGAGACTACTACTGTTACATGCTCCAGACACGACCTGGGATATTCAATCCCATACTCTGTGGAGCACGATTGCTCCAGCAATGGGGGGTGGACATGTACATCAAGATTGAGAGTTGTAGGTTGAAATGGTACAGGAAGAACCAGACAAAGATCCGTGCCGACCTGTATAAAGGAGTTGTTGATGCAATTACATCCGGGGAGACCCGGGCAAGCGCTGTTGGAGTAAGGATAGTGCTACCTGGAACGTACCCAGGTGGCGACCGCGACATGAAGCGGAGGCATATGGATGCCATGGCAATTGTCCATACCTACGGGAAGCCTGACATCTTCTTGACCATGACCTGCAACCCTAACTGGGAAGAGATAACGAATGAGTTGTTTCCTGGTCAGACAGCGCAAGACCGACCTGATCTTGTGGCTCGTGTGTTCCATGGCAAGCTAGAGGCTATGAAAGAGATGTTGTTCAAGAAGAATATCCTGGGTGTTGTTGTTGCACATGTATACGTAGTCGAGTTCCAAAAGAGGGGCCTCCCCCACGCACACTTTTTGTTGATCATGGATTCTGCCTATAAGCTTGTCGTTCCGGAGCAGTACGACCGACTCATTTCTGCCGAGCTCCCAGACAAGCAAAAGTATCCTGAACTCCACGCCTTGGTGGTGAAACATATGATGCATGGACCATGCGGTGCTCTCAACCCCAAAAATGTTTGCATGCAACAGAACGAGTGCAAGTGCAGATACCCGCGGTCGTTCAATGAAAACACGGCACAGGGCAAGGACTCATACCCTGTTTATCGTCGTCGAGATAATGGTCGGCAGGCTAAGGTCCGGGGTAAAATGTTGGACAACAGATGGGTTGTGCCGTATAACCCTTACCTTCTGCGGATGTTCAATTGCCACATCAACGTTGAGGTTTGCTCCAGCATAAAGGCCGTCAAATACCTTTACAAGTACATATACAAGGGCCATGATAGGGCTTCTTTCAGCATCGACCAGCCCGACGCTGATGGTAACATTGATGAGATCAAAAGATACGTAGACGCGAGGTGGGTTACTCCTCCAGAGGCGATGTGGAGGATATTTGGCTTCCCCTTGTGTGCCAATGACCCGCCTGTCCTACAGTTGCCTCTTCATCTCCCGAATATGCACAGGGTGGCATTCAATGAGCAAGCTCACTTGACCGACGTAGTCGCCTCTGAGAAAGCTTCCAAATCCATGTTGACAGAGTATTTCAAAGCTAACCAAAACCACCCGTGGGCTAGGAATATATTGTACAAGGATTTTCCTGGAAGGTTCACATGGCAGAAGGGTAAGAAGTATTGGAAAGAGCGGGTGGAGCGTTATCAGATAGGTCGAATTGTGTCTGCCAATCCTGCCGAGGGGGAGCGATACTATCTGCGTGTGCTGCTAAACCATGTTGCTGGCAAGACATCCTATGAGGACCTGCTCACCGTGGACGGTAGGCTATGCGGGAGCTTTAGAGAGGCTGCCGAAAGGTTGGGACTCATCGAGGCAGATAACACGCTCGACGACTGTCTTACCGAGGCAGAGCAGTGGGCGATGCCATGTTCGCTCAGGAGGCTCTTCGCAACAATTTTGGTGCACTGTGAGCCAGGCGACGTGCGTGGTTTATGGGATAGGCACTTCGAGCCTATGTCTGATGACTATCGGCGATCACACACGTGCCCGATTGAGGTGGAACAGATGGTGTTGCTTGACATTAGGGGTATGTTGCAGTCCATGGGCAAAGACATAGCTGATTTCGCTCTTCCATGCATTGACGATGCATTCGACCCAACCGAGGGAGAGGCCAGAGAAGTGATCGAGGAATCCAACGTCGATTTTGACATCAACGACACTAAATTGGCTTCGTCGCTAAACTTGGAGCAGAGGGTTGCATACAACGAGATACTAGCTTCTGTTGAACGCGGTGATGGGGGTGTGTTCTTTGTTGATGGACCGGGAGGTACAGGGAAGACCTTCCTGTACAGGGCGCTGCTCGCCAAGGTTCGAAGCGAGGGAAACATCGCTATCGCTACCGCGACGTCAGGCGTCGCCGCTTCTATCATGCCTGGAGGCAGGACTGCCCAGTCGAGGTTCAAGATCCCATTGAGCTGCGATGATGGCGCCTCATGCACCTTCACGAAACAGAGTGGTACCGCCAAGCTACTGAGGATGGCCTCATTGATAATATGGGACGAGGCCACCATGACTAAGCGACAGGCGGTCGAGGCACTGGACAACAGCATGCGCGACATCATGGGAAGACAGGACCGACCCTTTGGAGGAAAAACTGTTGTGTTTGGCGGGGACTTCAGGCAGGTGCTTCCGGTCGTCAGGAGGGGGTCCCGGGGTCAGATAATCGATGCAACCCTTCGAAGTTCACACCTCTGGAAGGGTATGCGCCAGCTAAGGCTCGTCACCAACATGAGGGCTCATAATGACACCTGGTTTCCGGATTACTTGCTAAGGGTAGGCAATGGCACCGAGGAAGTTGACGATCAAGGAAACATACGACTCCCTGAAGATATTTGTGTGCCGTCTACAGGCGAGGGTGACGACCTGGAGAAGCTGATTGACCATGTGTTTCCGAGACTAGATGACAACATGTCCGATCCGAATTACATGACTTCACGCGCAATCCTCTCCACCACGAACGACAACGTCGACAAGATAAACATACGCATGGTAGAGCGTTTTCGGGGAGAAGAAGTAATCTACCATAGCTTTGACAGTGCAGAAGACGACCCGTATGGCTACTACGCTCCCGAGTTCCTAAATGGATTGACTCCCAACGGTCTGCCTCCGCATGCACTCAAACTGAAGCTCAACTGCCCCGTCATACTTCTGAGGAACATTGATCCGGCTAATGGTCTGTGTAACGGGACGAGGCTTGTGGTGCGAGGTTTCGAGAGGAACGCCATCGACGCAGAAATCGTGATCGGACAACACGCAGGTAGGAGGGTATTCCTTCCTCGAATACCCCTATGCCCGTCTGACAACGACATGTTTCCATTCAAGTTCAAGAGGAAGCAATTTCCTGTAAGGCTTAGCTTTGCTATGACGATTAACAAGGCTCAAGGCCAGACGATTCCGATTGTTGGCGTGTACCTACCTAATCCTGTGTTCTCTCATGGTCAACTCTATGTCGCACTGTCTCGAGCCACCGCAAAGAGAAACATAAAGATCCTCattgagaaggagaaggagaaggagaatgcCAAGAAGCAAAGCGGTAAACCTAAGAAGCGAAAAAGACCTGCCTTGTCCTTACAAACCTCGATGAAGAACATCGTCTATAAGGAAGTCCTTACAGGCTGA